In the genome of Triticum urartu cultivar G1812 chromosome 5, Tu2.1, whole genome shotgun sequence, one region contains:
- the LOC125556542 gene encoding subtilisin-like protease SBT3.3, with the protein MDLRGALSCALLLVTVLLPPSANASTNSLYIVYMGEKKHDDPSVVTASHHDLLTLVFGSKDEALKSIVYSYKHGFSGFAAMLTVSQAETLTKFPEVISVNLNTFHQVHTTRSWDFLGLDYNNSNQQQPDLLKKAKYGEDVIIGVVDTGIWPESQSFDDNGYGPIPARWKGTCETGQMFYNTSCNRKIIGAWWYGRGMGTDVAKRNFMSPRDSEGHGTHVASTIAGSQVKGVGYGGGLATGIARGGAPCARLGIYKVCWKGEGCPDATVLAAIDDAIHDGVDVLSLSVGGPAGHEYPGTLYAVLQGISIVFAGGNDGPVPQTVSNAVPWVTTVAANTIDRSFPTLISLGNKENLVGQSVYYNASLSSNDFEDLVYVGSTSAESLSINATGKIVLCYVPAPPRPGLREAINFTKVGGARGLIFAHHGENDVENLGACDGIMPCVLVDSEVAQRIVSYWLATGDPVVKVSPAVTVVGNGVSSPRVGWFSSRGPSPLFPGTLKPDIAAPGVSILAAVGDSYMLMSGTSMACPHVSAVTALLKSVHPDWSPAMLKSAIVTTALVVDRFGMPIQAEGAPTKLADPFDFGGGHIDPARVVDPGLVYDVEARDYIKFFNCTQLGSQLDGCEANQLNLNLLSIAVPNLKDNVVVRRTVMNVGPTEATFRVVVEAPAGVAVSVEPSVISFTRGGSKTTSFMVTFMARQRVQGGYTFGSLTWKSDGSTHSVRIPVAVRNVI; encoded by the exons ATGGATTTGAGAGGAGCCCTCTCGTGTGCTCTCCTACTGGTGACAGTGCTGTTGCCTCCTTCAGCTAATGCGTCCACCAACTCA CTCTACATTGTGtatatgggggagaagaaacacgATGATCCATCCGTGGTCACCGCGTCGCACCATGACCTACTAACCTTGGTTTTTGGGAG CAAAGATGAAGCCTTGAAGTCGATAGTTTACAGTTACAAGCACGGATTTTCAGGGTTCGCAGCAATGCTCACCGTGTCCCAAGCCGAGACACTTACAA AATTCCCCGAAGTCATCAGTGTGAATCTTAACACTTTTCACCAAGTGCATACAACCCGGAGCTGGGATTTCCTTGGCCTTGACTATAATAACAGCAACCAACAACAGCCGGACCTCCTCAAAAAAGCAAAGTACGGTGAAGATGTCATCATCGGGGTGGTCGACACAG GCATATGGCCAGAATCACAAAGCTTCGACGACAACGGGTACGGACCAATACCGGCACGGTGGAAAGGCACGTGCGAGACCGGCCAGATGTTCTACAACACGAGCTGCAATCGAAAGATTATCGGCGCGTGGTGGTACGGTCGCGGCATGGGCACAGATGTGGCTAAGAGAAACTTCATGTCACCCAGGGACTCTGAAGGCCACGGCACACACGTCGCATCGACGATCGCAGGTAGCCAGGTGAAGGGCGTGGGCTACGGTGGAGGTCTAGCCACCGGCATAGCACGTGGCGGAGCGCCGTGTGCTCGTCTGGGCATCTACAAGGTGTGCTGGAAGGGCGAGGGCTGCCCTGACGCAACGGTTCTTGCGGCCATCGACGACGCCATACATGACGGCGTGGACGTCTTGTCCCTCTCGGTGGGAGGCCCAGCCGGTCACGAGTACCCTGGGACGCTGTACGCAGTGCTGCAAGGAATCTCCATCGTGTTCGCCGGCGGGAACGATGGCCCTGTGCCGCAGACGGTGTCAAATGCCGTGCCGTGGGTCACCACGGTCGCCGCCAACACAATTGATCGCTCTTTCCCGACCCTAATATCTCTAGGGAACAAGGAAAATCTGGTG GGGCAGTCTGTTTACTACAATGCATCTCTCAGCAGCAACGACTTTGAGGACCTTGTCTACGTGGGAAG CACCTCCGCGGAGTCACTGTCGATCAATGCCACCGGTAAAATCGTGTTGTGCTACGTACCGGCGCCGCCCCGTCCAGGACTCCGCGAGGCCATCAACTTTACGAAGGTAGGCGGCGCCAGGGGACTAATCTTCGCGCACCACGGTGAAAACGACGTGGAAAACCTGGGCGCGTGCGACGGCATTATGCCCTGCGTGCTTGTGGATTCCGAGGTCGCTCAGAGAATCGTATCATACTGGCTCGCCACAGG GGATCCGGTGGTGAAGGTGTCGCCGGCCGTAACCGTCGTCGGGAACGGGGTGTCGTCGCCGAGGGTCGGCTGGTTCTCATCCAGGGGCCCGAGCCCCTTGTTCCCCGGCACACTCAAG CCTGACATAGCAGCTCCGGGAGTCAGCATCCTGGCGGCCGTGGGAGACTCCTACATGTTAATGTCTGGGACGTCAATGGCGTGCCCTCATGTCTCGGCGGTCACTGCGCTGCTCAAGTCGGTTCACCCCGATTGGTCACCAGCGATGCTCAAGTCCGCCATCGTCACCACCG CGTTAGTCGTTGACCGTTTTGGTATGCCGATCCAAGCAGAGGGCGCCCCAACCAAGCTTGCAGACCCCTTCGACTTCGGTGGTGGCCACATAGACCCAGCTAGGGTTGTTGATCCAGGCTTGGTCTACGATGTGGAAGCAagagactacatcaagttcttcAACTGCACCCAGCTCGGATCACAGTTGGATGGATGCGAGGCAAACCAGCTCAACCTCAACCTCCTGTCAATTGCCGTGCCGAACCTCAAGGACAACGTCGTGGTCCGGCGTACTGTCATGAACGTCGGGCCAACGGAAGCGACCTTCCGAGTGGTGGTTGAGGCTCCAGCAGGAGTTGCAGTGTCCGTGGAACCATCTGTGATCAGTTTCACCAGAGGCGGTAGCAAAACCACGTCGTTCATGGTGACGTTCATGGCAAGGCAGAGGGTGCAAGGTGGGTACACCTTTGGGAGCTTGACATGGAAGTCAGATGGAAGTACCCACTCAGTGAGAATTCCGGTTGCAGTACGAAACGTGATATGA